In Candidatus Cohnella colombiensis, one DNA window encodes the following:
- a CDS encoding manganese-dependent inorganic pyrophosphatase, whose product MSKILVFGHKNPDTDTICSAIAYAELKKKLGVDAEAVRLGAVSGETQFALDKFGVQAPRQVETVANEVKDVILVDHNERQQSASDIDQVRVVEVIDHHRIANFETSGPLYYRAEPVGCTATILNKLYKENGVAIPKDIAGLMLSAIISDSLLFKSPTCTAEDVAAARELAGIAGVDADSYGLDMLKAGADLSDKSIAQLISLDSKEFSMGSAKVEIAQVNAVDTNDVLSRQAELEAALNDIISTKGLDLFVFVVTDILNNDSIAIALGKAADAVEQAYGVTLSNNQALLKGVVSRKSQIVPVLTDILNKR is encoded by the coding sequence ATGAGTAAAATTTTAGTTTTCGGACACAAAAATCCAGATACAGACACAATCTGTTCTGCAATCGCTTATGCTGAGTTGAAGAAGAAGTTGGGTGTGGACGCTGAAGCTGTTCGCCTTGGAGCAGTAAGCGGTGAAACGCAATTTGCGCTTGATAAGTTTGGTGTACAAGCACCTCGACAAGTAGAGACAGTCGCCAATGAAGTGAAAGATGTTATTCTAGTTGACCATAACGAACGTCAACAGAGTGCTTCCGATATCGATCAAGTCCGTGTTGTTGAAGTGATTGACCATCACCGGATTGCTAACTTTGAAACTAGCGGGCCTCTATACTATCGTGCTGAGCCTGTTGGTTGCACAGCGACAATTCTTAACAAACTATACAAAGAAAATGGCGTTGCGATCCCTAAAGACATCGCTGGCTTGATGCTTTCTGCAATTATTTCTGACTCCTTACTATTCAAGTCCCCAACTTGTACTGCTGAAGATGTTGCAGCAGCACGTGAGCTAGCTGGAATTGCAGGCGTAGATGCGGACAGCTACGGTCTAGATATGCTTAAAGCAGGTGCTGACTTAAGCGATAAGTCGATTGCACAACTGATTTCACTTGATTCTAAGGAATTCTCGATGGGTAGTGCAAAAGTAGAAATCGCTCAAGTGAATGCGGTTGACACGAACGATGTGCTTTCTCGCCAGGCTGAATTGGAAGCTGCATTGAACGATATTATTAGCACGAAGGGTCTTGACCTGTTCGTCTTCGTTGTTACAGACATTCTTAACAACGATTCGATCGCAATTGCACTTGGTAAAGCTGCAGACGCAGTAGAGCAAGCTTATGGCGTTACGCTTTCCAACAACCAAGCATTGCTTAAAGGTGTCGTTTCGCGCAAATCTCAAATCGTACCTGTACTTACAGATATTCTCAACAAACGTTAA
- the msrA gene encoding peptide-methionine (S)-S-oxide reductase MsrA: MSEVTHNETQLKQATFAGGCFWCMVTPFEELPGIERVVSGYIGGHTVNPTYEEVCSETTGHAEAVQITYDPQQFPYAKLLEIYWRSVDPTDAGGQFHDRGSSYRPAIFYHDEEQRHEAEASKNELQQSGRFNKPIAVTLEPATTFYAAEDYHQDYHHKNPLRYKYYRNGSGRDTFIHQHWNTAKDKEALRDRLTPIQFEVTQNNATEAPFRNEFYDHEAEGIYVDIVSGEPLFSSKDKFDAGCGWPSFTTPIQKGNVLEFQDVSHGMFRTEVRSREGDSHLGHVFPDGPVATGGLRYCINSASLKFIPVDQLEAEGYGKYRSLF; the protein is encoded by the coding sequence ATGAGTGAGGTTACACATAATGAGACTCAGTTAAAGCAAGCGACATTCGCAGGGGGTTGCTTCTGGTGCATGGTTACTCCTTTCGAAGAGCTTCCAGGCATCGAACGGGTCGTGTCGGGGTATATTGGGGGTCATACCGTTAATCCAACCTATGAAGAAGTGTGCTCTGAGACGACAGGTCATGCAGAAGCTGTTCAAATAACGTATGATCCACAGCAATTTCCGTACGCTAAGCTACTGGAAATTTACTGGAGATCGGTTGATCCGACAGATGCCGGTGGACAATTCCATGATCGTGGTAGCTCTTATCGTCCTGCAATTTTCTATCACGACGAAGAACAGCGACATGAGGCAGAGGCATCGAAGAACGAGCTTCAGCAAAGCGGTCGGTTCAATAAACCGATTGCAGTAACTTTGGAGCCTGCAACGACATTTTATGCTGCTGAGGACTATCATCAAGATTATCATCACAAAAATCCACTGCGATACAAATATTATCGTAACGGATCAGGCAGAGATACGTTCATACATCAACATTGGAATACGGCGAAGGATAAAGAGGCACTCCGTGATCGTCTTACACCGATTCAATTCGAAGTGACGCAAAACAATGCGACAGAAGCTCCGTTCCGCAACGAATTTTATGATCATGAAGCTGAGGGGATTTATGTTGATATTGTATCTGGCGAGCCTCTGTTCAGCTCAAAAGACAAATTTGACGCCGGCTGTGGCTGGCCGAGCTTTACAACACCGATTCAAAAAGGAAATGTGTTAGAATTTCAGGATGTGTCACACGGCATGTTCCGTACTGAAGTAAGAAGTAGAGAAGGGGATTCTCATCTTGGTCACGTATTTCCAGATGGTCCTGTAGCAACAGGGGGCCTGCGTTATTGCATCAATTCCGCATCTCTGAAATTTATCCCGGTTGATCAGCTGGAAGCAGAAGGATATGGTAAATATCGTTCGTTATTCTAA
- a CDS encoding MFS transporter encodes MNKKKWDLAALASIPLIMTLANSMIIPILPLLQKQLNIAAWQSSLIITVYAAISIILIPIAGYLSDRYGRKKIIIIGLTIVTVGGAISGLAGWLLKDHVYLIILFGRFIQGIGSAGAFPIVIPFVGDMFNSDEQVSEGLGKVETANTFGKVLSPVLGSALALIAWYVPLVTIPIICIISIVAVCFLVKTPKPATQDQNKQSFKNFVKSVKSLLIEQGRWIYAIFVSGCLVMFILFGFLFYLSSTLEDKYHFEGVIKGLLLAIPLSAICLASYVTGKTIGKKKSRMKWCLVIGSSLLTGSMVMSAFIHSTSITWLIIILVVGGAGIGLMLPSLDSLITEGIEKEKRGTITSLYSSMRLIGVALGPLITSIILTKQAWLFGIFALCGIVCCTVSLIAIKPESSAKSE; translated from the coding sequence TTGAACAAAAAAAAATGGGATTTGGCTGCATTAGCCTCAATCCCACTAATTATGACACTTGCGAATTCGATGATTATTCCGATTCTCCCGTTGCTGCAAAAGCAGTTGAATATCGCTGCATGGCAATCAAGCTTAATTATTACGGTATACGCTGCAATATCTATTATATTGATTCCAATCGCGGGATATTTGTCCGATCGATATGGGCGAAAGAAAATCATAATTATCGGATTGACGATTGTAACTGTCGGCGGAGCTATATCGGGTTTAGCAGGTTGGTTACTTAAAGATCATGTATATCTGATCATATTATTTGGTCGATTTATTCAAGGCATCGGGTCAGCCGGTGCCTTCCCTATTGTCATCCCTTTCGTCGGGGATATGTTTAACAGCGATGAGCAGGTGAGCGAAGGGCTGGGTAAGGTTGAAACTGCTAATACATTTGGCAAGGTGTTGAGTCCTGTATTAGGCTCAGCGCTTGCTTTAATTGCTTGGTATGTACCGCTAGTGACAATACCCATTATCTGTATCATCTCCATCGTCGCGGTCTGTTTTCTGGTGAAAACTCCGAAACCAGCGACACAAGATCAGAATAAGCAATCATTCAAAAACTTTGTCAAATCAGTCAAAAGCTTATTGATCGAGCAGGGAAGATGGATCTATGCGATTTTCGTTTCGGGTTGTCTTGTGATGTTTATTTTGTTTGGATTTTTGTTTTATTTGTCGAGTACACTGGAAGATAAATATCACTTTGAAGGTGTAATTAAAGGGCTACTCTTAGCGATTCCTTTATCTGCAATATGCTTAGCTTCATATGTGACAGGAAAAACAATTGGCAAAAAAAAGTCGCGGATGAAATGGTGCTTAGTAATAGGGAGTAGTCTGCTTACAGGATCTATGGTCATGAGTGCTTTCATCCATTCAACGAGTATTACTTGGCTGATCATCATCTTGGTGGTCGGAGGAGCAGGCATTGGTTTAATGCTGCCTTCGCTGGACTCTTTAATTACGGAAGGAATCGAGAAAGAAAAACGGGGGACGATTACCTCTCTATATAGTAGTATGAGGCTGATTGGTGTTGCGCTGGGTCCGTTAATCACTTCGATTATCCTTACAAAACAAGCTTGGCTGTTTGGAATTTTTGCCCTGTGCGGGATCGTTTGCTGTACCGTTTCATTAATAGCAATTAAACCTGAATCATCCGCTAAGTCCGAGTGA
- a CDS encoding SDR family oxidoreductase yields the protein MKIDLTNKIALITGATGQLGRVMARTLASCGADIAIHYRSNEALAQNLQEEITAMGRRAAIVNGDITKLESIQAMQASIKEQLGSVDIVVANAVVQYQWTSVLEQSAADYASQFESCVMQSVYLAKTFVPDMIERKWGRMVGINTECSMQNFPTQSAYVAGKRGMDGVYRVLAKEIGEHQITVNQVAPGWTISDQDRANNAEHSESYESTVPLKRRGTDQEIANVVAFLASDLASFITGAYVPVSGGNVMPSI from the coding sequence ATGAAGATAGATTTAACTAACAAGATTGCGTTAATTACCGGAGCGACAGGACAATTAGGTCGTGTAATGGCGCGAACACTAGCAAGTTGCGGTGCAGACATCGCGATTCACTATCGGAGTAATGAAGCACTAGCGCAAAATTTACAGGAAGAAATCACCGCAATGGGACGACGTGCAGCAATTGTTAATGGAGATATTACAAAGCTTGAATCGATTCAAGCGATGCAAGCTTCGATTAAAGAGCAATTAGGCAGCGTGGATATCGTCGTCGCAAATGCTGTTGTACAATATCAATGGACGAGTGTACTAGAGCAATCAGCAGCGGATTATGCGAGTCAATTTGAATCGTGTGTGATGCAAAGTGTTTATTTGGCGAAGACGTTTGTTCCAGATATGATTGAACGTAAATGGGGACGGATGGTAGGCATTAATACGGAATGCTCTATGCAAAACTTCCCGACTCAATCGGCGTATGTTGCTGGCAAACGCGGGATGGATGGCGTGTATCGCGTACTTGCAAAGGAAATCGGCGAACATCAAATTACGGTTAACCAAGTCGCACCAGGCTGGACGATTAGCGACCAAGACCGTGCAAATAATGCGGAGCACAGCGAATCGTATGAGAGCACTGTGCCACTTAAACGCAGAGGAACAGATCAAGAGATTGCGAATGTAGTCGCGTTCCTTGCCTCTGACTTAGCAAGCTTCATAACGGGAGCTTATGTTCCAGTTAGTGGCGGTAATGTAATGCCTTCTATTTAA
- a CDS encoding family 10 glycosylhydrolase — translation MRQVRNVLLVLLAFIISVPIGSLSALATNNQEISIYFNGSKIKTDAPPFIDPKVNITMVPLRVISENLEAKINWDQANKTVTITKDNRKLQLTAGKSEAIVDNEPISLDASVQIINSRVMVPIRFVSEQLGLLVTWYQSAKTIKLETRDGNKQLRGTWISTVYNLDWPSKAGVDQAAKQQQDYINMLDQLQGMGINTVYVQVRASSDAFYASKLVPWSKYLTGKQGVAPTYDPLSFMIDETHMRGMEFHAWFNPFRANTEVKTDTLASNHVVIEHPDWIVKSGTLLYINPGIPEARQHIIDTIMEVVRNYQIDGVHLDDYFYPSNGDFDDNATYSQYQPQKKLNKGDWRRDNINQFVQQLGKSIHQVKPKVKYGISPFGVWRNIADDPTGSDTKAGIPSYDYMYADVRTWIRNDWIDYIMPQLYWSMTFSAARYDKLVDWWTNEVRGTGVSLYIGHASYRIDKEGKDGWNTAQEIIDQLQYNRQYPEIGGDVYFSARSLTSNLLGLSQLLRNYYGIKSSN, via the coding sequence ATGAGGCAAGTCAGAAATGTATTACTTGTATTACTCGCATTCATTATTAGTGTACCGATTGGAAGTCTATCAGCGTTGGCAACGAACAATCAAGAGATTAGCATCTATTTTAATGGCAGTAAAATCAAGACAGATGCTCCGCCATTTATTGATCCGAAGGTGAACATTACGATGGTGCCGCTTCGCGTCATCAGTGAAAATCTAGAGGCGAAAATTAATTGGGATCAAGCAAATAAGACCGTTACAATTACGAAGGATAACCGCAAACTTCAATTAACTGCGGGGAAATCCGAGGCAATCGTAGATAATGAGCCCATTTCTTTAGATGCATCTGTACAAATCATCAACAGTCGTGTGATGGTTCCGATTCGCTTCGTCAGTGAGCAGCTGGGTCTATTAGTGACCTGGTATCAATCGGCGAAAACGATCAAGCTGGAAACCCGTGATGGCAATAAACAACTGAGAGGCACATGGATCTCTACTGTATATAACCTTGATTGGCCTTCTAAAGCAGGTGTGGATCAAGCTGCAAAGCAGCAACAGGATTACATCAATATGCTGGATCAATTGCAAGGTATGGGAATTAATACAGTGTACGTGCAAGTTAGAGCATCATCAGATGCGTTCTATGCATCAAAGCTCGTACCTTGGTCGAAGTATTTGACAGGAAAGCAAGGCGTAGCACCTACCTATGATCCCTTATCGTTCATGATCGATGAAACGCACATGCGGGGAATGGAGTTTCATGCTTGGTTCAATCCATTCCGAGCGAATACGGAAGTGAAGACGGACACACTAGCATCCAATCACGTCGTAATCGAACATCCGGATTGGATCGTGAAATCAGGCACATTGCTCTACATCAATCCAGGTATTCCAGAAGCGCGTCAGCACATTATCGATACGATCATGGAAGTTGTTCGAAACTATCAGATTGATGGCGTACATCTTGATGATTATTTCTATCCTTCTAACGGTGATTTCGATGATAATGCGACTTATAGCCAATATCAACCTCAGAAGAAGCTCAATAAAGGCGATTGGCGTCGAGATAATATCAATCAATTTGTGCAGCAATTAGGTAAGTCGATTCATCAGGTCAAACCTAAAGTAAAGTACGGAATTAGCCCATTTGGTGTATGGCGCAACATTGCAGATGATCCTACAGGTTCGGATACGAAGGCAGGAATACCCTCTTACGATTACATGTATGCAGATGTGCGGACATGGATCCGTAACGATTGGATTGATTATATAATGCCGCAGCTTTATTGGAGCATGACGTTCTCGGCTGCTCGTTATGACAAGCTCGTTGATTGGTGGACGAACGAAGTGCGGGGCACAGGGGTTAGCCTTTATATCGGGCATGCTTCCTATCGAATAGATAAGGAAGGCAAAGATGGATGGAACACTGCGCAAGAAATCATTGATCAATTACAATATAATCGACAGTATCCTGAAATTGGGGGAGACGTCTACTTTAGCGCAAGAAGCTTAACGAGCAACCTGTTAGGATTATCCCAATTACTTCGCAATTACTACGGCATTAAATCAAGTAATTAA
- a CDS encoding DUF445 domain-containing protein, translating into MSSRYIAGISLALMAAGFIVTLFLPDYTWIILLRGGFEAGLVGGLADWFAVTALFRHPMGIPIPHTSLLLKNKNRIVQSLISAVENELLNKESIEDKLKKINIFNSVARWLTKLLRKRHVRENIVAFAIDVVRKIPLQEVVSPLQKGMEGFTRQIDLKPVADTLLTKAMEHRLDDQALDFVLDKASHWIAKPETAYQLGKLASEKLNAVNVKGFMGFAVQAISGFMSEDKLGAILQGMLTSAIRDLSAPDNEYRAMVIKELRIQLFQLASDDDKLMVINEKLADYLISKEGEQFLHSQLDNVRSLMISKLDAAKENGAKAVFRAFRAIVRMLNKDSETIQSWEEQLSSAIIGIVETNHHRIGQLIQENVDRMDDQTLVTMLEEKIGKDLQWIRVNGALCGFMVGIVLSVIQL; encoded by the coding sequence ATGAGCTCCAGATATATTGCGGGAATTTCGTTAGCGCTCATGGCTGCGGGATTTATCGTTACGCTATTTTTGCCGGACTATACTTGGATTATCTTGTTAAGAGGCGGGTTTGAAGCTGGATTAGTCGGAGGATTAGCAGATTGGTTCGCGGTTACAGCGTTATTCCGTCACCCGATGGGAATACCGATTCCACATACTTCGTTATTATTGAAGAACAAAAATCGAATTGTGCAATCGTTAATTTCTGCAGTTGAAAATGAGCTGTTGAACAAAGAAAGCATTGAAGACAAGCTAAAGAAGATTAATATTTTCAACAGCGTCGCTCGGTGGCTAACAAAGCTACTTCGCAAACGTCATGTTCGTGAAAATATCGTTGCTTTCGCAATTGATGTCGTTCGTAAAATTCCTTTGCAGGAAGTAGTGAGTCCACTTCAGAAAGGGATGGAAGGATTCACTCGTCAAATCGATCTTAAACCGGTGGCAGACACTCTCTTAACGAAGGCTATGGAGCATCGACTGGATGATCAAGCATTAGACTTCGTACTGGATAAAGCTTCTCATTGGATCGCTAAGCCAGAAACAGCTTATCAGCTTGGCAAGCTAGCGAGTGAGAAGCTAAACGCTGTGAATGTGAAAGGATTTATGGGATTTGCAGTGCAGGCGATCTCTGGATTTATGAGTGAGGACAAGCTAGGCGCAATTTTGCAGGGGATGCTTACGTCTGCCATTCGTGATCTTAGTGCGCCTGATAATGAATATCGCGCAATGGTCATTAAGGAATTGCGGATTCAGTTGTTTCAGTTGGCGAGCGATGATGATAAGTTAATGGTCATCAACGAAAAGCTTGCTGATTATCTGATCAGCAAAGAAGGGGAGCAGTTCCTGCATTCCCAACTAGACAATGTACGTTCATTAATGATTTCTAAACTAGATGCTGCAAAAGAAAACGGCGCTAAAGCTGTTTTTCGAGCTTTTCGCGCCATTGTACGTATGTTGAACAAAGATTCGGAAACGATTCAAAGCTGGGAAGAGCAGCTATCATCAGCGATTATAGGAATTGTAGAAACGAACCATCATCGCATCGGGCAATTAATACAAGAAAATGTAGATCGGATGGACGATCAGACGCTCGTAACGATGCTGGAAGAGAAAATTGGCAAAGATTTGCAATGGATTCGTGTCAATGGCGCACTTTGTGGCTTTATGGTCGGGATTGTTTTATCCGTCATTCAACTCTAA
- a CDS encoding radical SAM/SPASM domain-containing protein gives MKHFKKFYVEITSVCNLSCTFCPPTERKANFIKIDDFINTLNQIKPHTDHIYFHVKGEPLLHPKIDELLDLSHERGFKVNLTTNGTLLHKAKDKILGKPALRQINFSLHSFDGHPGSSDKEGYVKSVLSFAKEAVAQSNIIISFRLWNLTEDNETNVQTNRNREILGFIEDAFGLDYRIEDKFVRGGGIKIADRIYLNHEHEFKWPDLHEQEDEGKGFCHALRNQAGILVDGTVIPCCLDGEGVINLGNIKDKPFSEIIEDERATRLYEGFSRREVVEELCRKCGYRQRFSI, from the coding sequence TTGAAACATTTTAAAAAGTTCTATGTCGAAATAACGAGCGTGTGCAACTTGTCCTGTACGTTCTGTCCACCAACAGAGCGTAAAGCCAATTTTATTAAAATAGACGATTTCATTAACACCCTGAATCAGATTAAGCCTCATACTGACCATATCTACTTTCACGTAAAGGGCGAGCCATTGTTGCACCCGAAAATTGATGAGTTGCTTGATCTTAGCCATGAGCGCGGATTCAAAGTGAATTTGACGACCAATGGCACATTGCTACATAAGGCCAAAGACAAAATATTAGGAAAACCTGCGTTGCGCCAAATTAATTTTTCTTTACATAGCTTTGATGGACATCCAGGTTCTTCAGATAAAGAGGGTTATGTGAAAAGTGTGCTCTCATTCGCAAAGGAAGCAGTTGCACAATCCAATATCATTATTTCGTTCCGTCTATGGAACTTAACCGAAGATAACGAAACGAATGTACAGACTAACCGCAATCGTGAAATATTAGGGTTTATCGAGGACGCATTCGGGCTAGATTATCGGATTGAAGACAAGTTCGTTCGTGGAGGCGGCATAAAAATTGCGGATCGCATCTATTTGAATCATGAACATGAGTTTAAATGGCCCGATTTACATGAGCAGGAGGATGAGGGTAAAGGCTTCTGTCATGCGCTTCGTAATCAGGCAGGCATTCTTGTCGATGGAACAGTCATTCCCTGTTGCTTAGATGGAGAAGGTGTCATTAATTTGGGCAATATTAAGGACAAACCGTTTTCAGAAATAATTGAAGATGAACGTGCTACGCGATTGTACGAAGGGTTTTCCAGAAGAGAAGTCGTCGAAGAGCTTTGCCGTAAGTGTGGTTACCGTCAGCGGTTCAGTATATAG
- a CDS encoding S-layer homology domain-containing protein codes for MKKLLIILSLISILVMALPNSQSSAASKLPIFSDIENHWAKSAIITAANKGYVNGYPDGTFRPNDRVNVDEFITMMIRSLIEKNSYGVMDWSDAFFEKLSYSLQQNLVESYDYFDPTNINNIKSSTKYWADPYIDQANRMLFLKRNDSAWNNKFNVPLTREKAAYLVMSLLGWIEFHENPGLQDLAWKDIKDKKDVVYTTHVIEAYIKGIISGYPDKTFKPKGYITRAESIALIARIIDNSKRNLHIPDLTGKHYTTVAMPNGDTKYYVFPNAEYNKLYDALDKVKDTAPKGSYLEDARVFKIYYTSKEDYDKMIYQMQRSIYDFQPSVFSVGIGSSDTDFSMSINSKYSHKGYEKIYDTFVNFMFEGKVDQFNKIFMGMLKERKESGTIKPVEFKINNREVKITTVGYDGIVAYVSTKGKPLFQ; via the coding sequence ATGAAAAAGTTATTAATAATTTTATCTCTAATTTCCATACTGGTTATGGCTCTCCCTAATAGTCAGTCAAGTGCTGCATCGAAGCTACCTATTTTCTCAGACATTGAGAACCACTGGGCTAAGAGTGCGATTATCACGGCTGCGAATAAGGGGTATGTGAATGGCTATCCTGATGGTACGTTCCGTCCGAATGATCGTGTCAATGTTGACGAGTTCATCACTATGATGATCCGTTCCCTCATTGAGAAGAATTCGTATGGTGTAATGGACTGGTCTGATGCTTTCTTCGAGAAGCTAAGCTATTCGTTGCAACAGAACTTGGTCGAATCTTACGACTACTTTGATCCTACCAACATCAACAACATCAAGTCTAGTACGAAGTACTGGGCTGACCCCTACATAGATCAAGCTAATCGTATGCTGTTCCTCAAGCGCAATGATTCAGCTTGGAACAATAAGTTCAATGTTCCGCTAACTCGAGAGAAGGCTGCTTATCTCGTAATGTCTCTGCTTGGATGGATCGAGTTCCACGAGAACCCTGGACTCCAGGATCTTGCTTGGAAGGACATTAAGGATAAGAAGGACGTTGTTTATACTACACATGTCATTGAAGCTTATATTAAGGGTATTATCAGCGGTTATCCTGATAAGACTTTTAAGCCAAAGGGTTATATTACTCGCGCTGAGTCTATTGCTCTTATTGCGCGTATTATTGATAACTCCAAGCGCAATCTTCATATTCCTGATCTGACAGGTAAGCATTATACGACTGTCGCAATGCCGAATGGTGATACGAAGTATTATGTTTTCCCGAATGCTGAGTATAATAAACTTTATGATGCGCTCGATAAGGTTAAGGATACTGCTCCTAAAGGTAGTTATCTTGAGGATGCTCGTGTTTTTAAAATTTACTATACTTCTAAAGAAGATTATGACAAGATGATCTATCAGATGCAAAGAAGTATTTACGATTTTCAACCCTCTGTTTTTAGTGTTGGTATAGGTTCCTCTGATACTGATTTCAGTATGAGTATAAACTCAAAATATAGCCATAAGGGATATGAAAAGATTTATGATACATTTGTAAATTTTATGTTTGAGGGCAAGGTTGACCAGTTTAACAAAATATTTATGGGCATGCTTAAGGAGCGCAAGGAGAGCGGAACGATAAAGCCAGTTGAATTCAAGATCAACAACCGTGAAGTGAAGATTACGACTGTGGGTTATGATGGAATTGTGGCCTATGTATCCACAAAAGGGAAACCGTTATTTCAATGA
- a CDS encoding aldo/keto reductase gives MERTQLGKTGIEVTKLGFGAMEIRGPRVWNGRPVADEDSEKILNAVLDVGINFIDTSYDYGRSEELIGKFISHRRSEYILATKCGCTLVDHGDHDETPHIWTRENLLHNIETSLRRMKTDYIDLWQLHGPTVQQAEDGNLVEVLKEIQASGKVRSIGISSYLPHIPTYIRSGQFDTFQIPYSALEREHEELIAEAGIGGAGIIIRGGVGQGEPGAGRGSEDRWAVWNKANLDDLLEEGETRTGFLLRFTLSNPYLSTTIVGTKSPIHLAENVVYANKGALSANVYEEAKRRLEVAGSKPGTVYVP, from the coding sequence ATGGAAAGAACACAACTAGGGAAAACAGGCATAGAAGTGACTAAGCTTGGATTTGGGGCAATGGAAATTCGCGGACCACGCGTATGGAACGGTCGTCCCGTTGCTGACGAGGATTCCGAGAAAATTTTAAATGCTGTGCTCGATGTGGGTATAAATTTTATCGACACCTCCTATGATTATGGACGCAGTGAAGAGCTGATAGGCAAATTTATTAGCCACCGCAGAAGTGAATATATTCTCGCTACGAAATGCGGGTGCACGCTCGTCGATCACGGTGATCATGATGAGACTCCGCACATATGGACAAGAGAAAATCTACTACATAACATTGAGACTAGCTTGCGCAGGATGAAAACCGACTATATCGACCTGTGGCAGTTGCATGGCCCTACTGTCCAACAAGCAGAAGATGGTAATCTTGTTGAAGTACTTAAGGAGATTCAAGCTTCAGGCAAAGTACGCTCGATTGGAATATCCTCTTACTTGCCACACATCCCAACATATATCCGTTCAGGTCAATTTGATACATTTCAAATTCCTTATTCTGCCTTGGAGCGCGAGCATGAGGAGCTGATTGCCGAAGCTGGAATAGGTGGGGCAGGTATCATCATTCGCGGTGGTGTCGGTCAAGGAGAACCAGGGGCAGGTCGTGGTTCAGAGGATCGCTGGGCTGTATGGAACAAAGCGAACCTAGATGATTTGCTAGAGGAAGGCGAAACACGTACCGGCTTCTTGCTGCGTTTCACACTGAGTAATCCATACCTATCTACGACAATAGTTGGAACGAAAAGTCCAATCCACTTAGCTGAAAATGTAGTCTATGCAAACAAAGGCGCACTCTCTGCAAATGTTTATGAGGAAGCGAAGCGTAGATTAGAAGTGGCAGGCTCTAAACCAGGAACGGTGTACGTGCCTTAA
- a CDS encoding lysophospholipase produces MTYKEMEWACADGNKMFACVWSPEHTRSAKAIVGIVHGMGEHMGRYQHVAEMLVNEGYTVIGFDQRGHGRTVGKRGHVAKFEELLEGVDNLIAEANRSYPNLPIFLYGHSMGGNVTINYLLRKKPQLKGAIVTGPWLKLAFAPPPIQVIAGKIIQYIYPKYTNHRPLHAASLTSDPVMVERYLNDPLGHGHITARFFFGVQRAGLWALNHANQLQVPMLLMHATEDRVTSSATSKIFAERAGKLVTWIGWPGFQHELHNELERERVFETIKSWLKEQLEQ; encoded by the coding sequence ATGACTTACAAAGAAATGGAATGGGCGTGCGCAGATGGCAATAAAATGTTCGCTTGTGTATGGTCTCCAGAACATACTCGGTCGGCAAAAGCGATCGTAGGTATTGTGCATGGGATGGGTGAGCATATGGGACGCTATCAACATGTGGCAGAAATGCTTGTGAATGAAGGATATACCGTCATCGGCTTTGACCAGCGCGGTCATGGTCGTACTGTTGGAAAACGCGGGCATGTTGCAAAATTCGAGGAACTGCTTGAAGGTGTAGACAACCTGATCGCAGAAGCTAATCGATCCTATCCTAATCTTCCCATATTTCTATATGGACATAGTATGGGGGGAAATGTAACGATCAATTATTTGTTAAGAAAGAAACCGCAGCTCAAAGGTGCGATTGTAACCGGACCGTGGTTAAAGCTTGCTTTTGCACCGCCTCCAATTCAAGTGATCGCGGGTAAGATCATTCAATACATCTATCCTAAATATACAAATCACCGTCCGCTTCATGCAGCAAGCTTAACTTCCGATCCTGTTATGGTGGAACGTTATTTGAACGATCCGCTTGGTCATGGACACATAACCGCTAGATTCTTTTTCGGCGTTCAACGCGCAGGACTTTGGGCACTTAATCATGCGAATCAATTGCAAGTGCCCATGCTGCTCATGCATGCGACCGAGGATCGTGTCACATCATCCGCAACAAGCAAAATATTTGCAGAACGTGCAGGAAAGCTTGTGACATGGATTGGATGGCCTGGCTTCCAGCATGAATTACATAATGAGCTAGAGCGTGAACGGGTGTTTGAAACGATTAAGAGCTGGCTCAAGGAGCAGCTTGAACAATAA